From a single Candidatus Brevundimonas phytovorans genomic region:
- the nhaA gene encoding Na+/H+ antiporter NhaA → MARKSTLEFLKTEAGSGAALGLAAVAALIVANSPWAGDYFGWLKSVHVLQVGPLRLEETISNWIKEGLMAVFFLVVGLEIKYEILKGELSNPKKLALPIIAALGGMAVPGFIYLIVAHLLGGPSQGWPIPLATDIAFALAVFAVVGKKLPSSLRVFLLTLAIVDDLGAIALIAVLFSQGVQWLPLLGVAGLLAAFALLGRRRLAGPFWVLGFGAVWYLTVLSGLSTSLTAVAFAMIVPVEPRRETSQSPLKEAMHDLHPYVAFLVLPLFAFAKAGVSFAGLSLEQAFAPLVIAIALGLFIGKQLGVFGAAWLAAKLKIGDKPSGASWLQLYGVSLLCGIGFTMSLFIGVLAFPGAVDSPEQIEVKLGVIGGSVLSALAAAVILNLAARRQQQREDETSVRLSQ, encoded by the coding sequence GTGGCGAGAAAATCCACCCTCGAATTCCTCAAGACCGAAGCCGGATCGGGGGCCGCCCTCGGCCTCGCCGCCGTCGCCGCCCTGATCGTCGCCAACTCGCCCTGGGCTGGCGACTATTTCGGCTGGCTGAAGAGCGTCCACGTGCTTCAGGTCGGCCCGCTGCGGCTGGAAGAGACGATCTCGAACTGGATCAAGGAAGGCCTGATGGCGGTCTTCTTCCTCGTGGTCGGGCTGGAGATCAAATACGAGATCCTCAAGGGCGAACTGAGCAATCCCAAGAAGCTGGCCTTGCCGATCATCGCCGCCCTGGGCGGGATGGCGGTTCCGGGCTTTATCTATCTGATCGTCGCCCATCTGCTGGGCGGGCCGTCGCAGGGCTGGCCCATTCCCCTGGCCACCGACATCGCCTTCGCCCTGGCCGTCTTTGCGGTGGTGGGCAAGAAGCTGCCGTCGTCACTGCGCGTCTTCCTGTTGACCCTGGCCATCGTCGATGACCTCGGCGCCATCGCCCTGATCGCCGTCCTGTTCAGCCAGGGGGTGCAGTGGCTGCCGCTGCTGGGCGTGGCCGGTCTGCTCGCCGCCTTCGCCCTGCTGGGCCGTCGCCGTCTGGCCGGGCCCTTCTGGGTGCTGGGCTTTGGCGCGGTCTGGTATCTGACGGTGCTGTCGGGCCTGTCGACCTCGCTGACGGCGGTGGCCTTCGCCATGATCGTGCCGGTCGAGCCGCGCCGCGAGACCTCGCAAAGCCCGTTGAAGGAGGCGATGCACGACCTGCACCCCTACGTCGCCTTCCTGGTTCTGCCGCTGTTCGCCTTCGCCAAGGCGGGCGTGTCCTTCGCCGGACTGTCGCTGGAACAGGCGTTTGCGCCCCTGGTCATCGCCATCGCCCTGGGCCTCTTCATCGGCAAGCAGCTGGGCGTCTTCGGCGCCGCCTGGCTGGCCGCCAAGCTGAAGATCGGCGACAAGCCCTCGGGCGCCAGCTGGCTGCAACTCTATGGCGTCAGCCTGCTGTGCGGCATCGGCTTCACCATGAGCCTGTTCATCGGCGTCCTGGCCTTCCCCGGCGCGGTGGATTCACCCGAGCAGATCGAGGTCAAGCTGGGCGTGATCGGCGGTTCGGTGTTGTCAGCCCTGGCCGCAGCGGTGATTCTCAACCTCGCCGCGCGTCGTCAACAGCAGAGAGAAGATGAAACTTCTGTCAGGCTGTCTCAGTAA
- a CDS encoding DoxX family protein, with product MTSTTLTPRSRAKADYLNLALWTFQGWIAMFFVAAGYAKLTESMENLTVLMHWPAMASANFVRGLGVVEIVLALMVLSPLVSWRIGRPLLLTASVGLLALQSIMLILHAMELNIGLALTNLFLIAITAPVFWFRRH from the coding sequence ATGACCTCCACCACCCTCACCCCCCGCTCTCGCGCAAAAGCCGATTATCTGAACCTGGCCCTGTGGACCTTCCAGGGCTGGATCGCGATGTTCTTCGTCGCCGCCGGCTACGCCAAGCTGACGGAGTCGATGGAGAATCTGACCGTGCTGATGCACTGGCCCGCCATGGCCAGCGCCAACTTCGTGCGCGGTCTGGGCGTGGTCGAGATCGTGCTGGCCCTGATGGTGCTCAGCCCCCTGGTGTCATGGCGCATCGGTCGTCCTCTGCTGCTGACCGCCAGTGTCGGCCTGCTGGCCTTGCAGAGCATCATGCTGATCCTGCACGCCATGGAGCTGAATATCGGCCTGGCCCTGACCAACCTCTTCCTGATCGCCATCACGGCGCCGGTGTTCTGGTTCCGCCGTCACTAG
- a CDS encoding acyl-CoA dehydrogenase family protein produces the protein MNVLNTPEPDFMQDEEITLFSDSVGKWIDEHAPPEKFQQWIANSSVPRQLWNDAGDAGLLGLSLPEEDGGFGGDYRHEVVLMRQLGWKGADHFGISLHNAIVMPYIWHYGTAEQKARWLPRLASGELVGAIAMTEPGAGSDLQGVKTTAVKQGDHYVLNGSKTFITNGQLANFIIVVAKTDPAEGAKGTSLIVVETDGANGQAIGGFERGRNLHKIGMEANDTSELFFNDVKVPLENAIGGAEGLGFVQLMQQLPQERLNIAVQGVAAAERGLEATLDYVKQRKAFGKRVIDFQNTQFKLAEVKTKLTVAKVFVDHCIGLHLKGQLDAATASMAKYWVTDIQGETIDEMLQLFGGYGYMNEYPIAQLYKDARVQRIYGGTNEIMKLLIARTL, from the coding sequence ATGAACGTGCTCAACACACCCGAACCCGACTTCATGCAGGACGAGGAGATCACCCTCTTCTCCGACAGCGTCGGCAAATGGATCGACGAGCACGCGCCGCCCGAGAAGTTCCAGCAGTGGATCGCCAACTCCTCGGTGCCGCGCCAATTGTGGAATGACGCGGGGGACGCAGGGCTCTTGGGCCTCAGCCTGCCGGAAGAAGACGGCGGCTTCGGCGGCGACTATCGCCATGAGGTGGTGCTGATGCGCCAGCTGGGCTGGAAGGGGGCGGACCACTTCGGCATCTCGCTGCACAACGCCATCGTCATGCCCTACATCTGGCACTACGGCACGGCCGAGCAGAAGGCGCGCTGGCTGCCGCGTCTGGCGTCTGGCGAACTGGTCGGCGCCATCGCCATGACCGAGCCGGGCGCCGGTTCGGACCTGCAAGGCGTCAAGACCACCGCCGTCAAGCAAGGCGACCACTATGTCCTGAACGGCTCCAAGACCTTCATCACCAACGGCCAGTTGGCCAACTTCATCATCGTCGTCGCCAAGACCGATCCGGCCGAGGGCGCCAAGGGCACGTCCCTGATCGTGGTCGAGACCGACGGCGCCAATGGTCAAGCGATTGGGGGCTTCGAGCGCGGCCGCAACCTGCACAAGATCGGCATGGAGGCCAACGACACCTCCGAGCTCTTCTTCAACGACGTCAAGGTTCCGCTGGAGAACGCCATCGGCGGGGCTGAGGGCCTGGGCTTCGTCCAGCTGATGCAGCAACTGCCGCAGGAGCGCCTGAACATCGCCGTTCAGGGCGTGGCCGCCGCCGAGCGCGGGCTGGAAGCGACGCTGGACTACGTCAAGCAGCGCAAGGCCTTCGGCAAGCGGGTCATCGACTTCCAGAACACCCAGTTCAAGCTGGCCGAGGTCAAAACGAAACTGACCGTCGCCAAGGTCTTTGTCGATCACTGCATCGGCCTGCACCTCAAGGGCCAGCTGGACGCCGCCACCGCCTCCATGGCCAAATACTGGGTCACCGACATCCAGGGCGAGACCATCGACGAGATGCTGCAGCTGTTCGGCGGCTACGGCTACATGAACGAGTACCCGATCGCCCAGCTCTACAAGGACGCCCGCGTCCAGCGCATCTACGGCGGCACCAACGAGATCATGAAGCTGCTGATCGCGCGCACGCTGTAA
- a CDS encoding MerR family DNA-binding transcriptional regulator: MATADDHRTYSIRHLCREFGATARALRFYEDKGLLTPARKGQTRVYDSRDRARLKLILRGRRIGFTLQEIQEMLDLYDRKDHNVHQMAVALRRHRAQVEALKQQLEDIEGAIQTAEEACAWMESKLGEHRPDLLPGADEYANLLSERLNPDTHFQPFKARA, translated from the coding sequence ATGGCGACCGCTGATGATCACCGCACCTATTCCATCCGGCACCTGTGCCGCGAGTTCGGGGCGACCGCGCGCGCCCTGCGCTTCTATGAGGACAAGGGCCTGCTGACCCCGGCCCGCAAGGGCCAGACGCGGGTCTATGACAGCCGCGACCGCGCCCGACTGAAGCTGATCCTGAGGGGCCGCCGCATCGGCTTCACCCTGCAGGAGATCCAGGAGATGCTGGATCTGTATGACCGCAAGGATCACAACGTCCATCAGATGGCCGTGGCCCTGCGCCGTCACCGCGCCCAGGTCGAGGCGCTGAAACAGCAGCTCGAAGACATCGAGGGCGCCATCCAGACGGCTGAGGAAGCCTGCGCCTGGATGGAGTCCAAGCTGGGCGAACACCGCCCCGACCTTCTGCCGGGGGCGGACGAATACGCCAACCTGCTGAGCGAGCGGCTCAACCCCGACACCCACTTCCAGCCTTTCAAAGCGAGAGCGTAA
- a CDS encoding acyl-CoA dehydrogenase C-terminal domain-containing protein: protein MAYKAPVRDLSFVLHDVLEVERYANHFADADLSRDLIDQIIEEGGKFAEEVIAPINRAGDQEGCTIDGDVVTTPKGWKEAYHQMVEAGWTSLAFGTEYGGQGLPSIVSMAVGQFTAAASAAFSMYPGLTGGAYHGIEASASDELKQKYLPKMATGEWTGTMNLTEPQCGTDLGMVRTKAVPNGDGSYSITGQKIWISAGEHDFADNIIHTVLARVEGAVPGIKGLSLFVVPKFLVNEDGSIGERNGVQCAGLEHKMGIHGNATCVMAYENAKGWLIGEEGRGMNNMFVVMNEARLGTGLQGLAIGDAAYQAAVEFANDRLQGRALTGAKNPDGPADPIMVHPDVRRMLLESKAFVEGGRAFILWTALQADLQKSSDEATATKAKDYMGLITPVLKAYLTDKGFHVASLAMQVHGGSGYTEHFPASQYLRDARITMIYEGTNGIQALDLVGRKLPSNGGRAIMSWFADIDAFVAENGDDEAIKPFVDGLADTKKKLQDGTMWLMQNGMANPDNAGAASTDYLHIFGLTALAYMWAQMAKSAQAKIAAGDTDPYYVTKLQTGRYFVERILPDAAAHLVKMKTGAEVLMQMPAEAF from the coding sequence ATGGCCTACAAGGCGCCTGTCCGCGACCTGTCCTTCGTCCTGCACGACGTGCTGGAGGTCGAACGCTACGCCAACCACTTCGCCGACGCCGACCTGTCCCGCGACCTGATCGACCAGATCATCGAGGAAGGCGGCAAGTTCGCCGAGGAGGTCATCGCCCCGATCAATCGCGCCGGCGATCAGGAAGGCTGCACCATCGACGGCGACGTCGTCACCACGCCCAAGGGCTGGAAGGAAGCCTATCATCAGATGGTCGAGGCCGGCTGGACCAGCCTGGCCTTCGGCACGGAATACGGCGGCCAGGGTCTGCCCTCCATCGTCTCCATGGCGGTGGGCCAATTCACGGCGGCGGCCTCGGCGGCGTTTTCCATGTATCCGGGCCTGACGGGCGGCGCCTATCACGGCATCGAAGCCTCGGCCTCGGACGAACTGAAGCAGAAGTACCTGCCCAAGATGGCGACCGGCGAGTGGACCGGCACCATGAACCTGACCGAGCCGCAGTGCGGCACCGACCTGGGCATGGTCCGCACCAAGGCCGTGCCCAACGGCGACGGCTCCTATTCCATCACCGGCCAGAAGATCTGGATCTCGGCGGGCGAGCACGACTTCGCCGACAACATCATCCACACCGTCCTGGCCCGCGTCGAAGGCGCGGTTCCGGGCATCAAGGGCCTGTCGCTCTTCGTGGTGCCCAAGTTTCTGGTCAACGAAGACGGCTCCATCGGCGAGCGCAACGGCGTCCAATGCGCCGGCCTGGAACACAAGATGGGCATCCACGGCAACGCCACCTGCGTCATGGCCTATGAGAACGCCAAGGGCTGGCTGATCGGCGAAGAAGGCCGGGGCATGAACAACATGTTCGTGGTCATGAACGAGGCCCGCCTCGGCACCGGCCTGCAAGGCCTGGCCATCGGCGACGCCGCCTATCAGGCTGCTGTCGAGTTCGCCAACGACCGCCTGCAAGGCCGCGCCCTGACCGGCGCCAAGAACCCGGACGGCCCCGCCGACCCCATCATGGTCCACCCCGACGTGCGCCGGATGCTGCTGGAATCGAAGGCCTTCGTCGAAGGCGGCCGCGCCTTCATCCTGTGGACCGCTCTGCAAGCTGACCTGCAGAAGTCTTCGGACGAGGCCACGGCGACCAAGGCCAAGGACTACATGGGCCTGATCACGCCTGTGCTGAAAGCCTATCTGACCGACAAGGGCTTCCACGTCGCCTCGCTGGCCATGCAGGTCCACGGCGGCTCGGGCTACACCGAGCACTTCCCCGCCTCGCAGTATCTGCGCGATGCGCGCATCACCATGATCTATGAGGGCACCAACGGCATTCAGGCGCTCGATCTCGTGGGCCGCAAGCTGCCGTCCAACGGCGGCCGCGCCATCATGAGCTGGTTCGCCGACATCGACGCCTTCGTGGCCGAGAACGGCGACGACGAGGCCATCAAGCCCTTCGTCGACGGTCTGGCCGACACCAAGAAGAAGCTGCAGGACGGCACCATGTGGCTGATGCAGAACGGCATGGCCAACCCGGACAACGCCGGCGCCGCCTCGACCGACTACCTGCACATCTTCGGCCTGACGGCCCTGGCCTATATGTGGGCGCAGATGGCCAAGTCGGCCCAGGCCAAGATCGCCGCCGGCGACACCGACCCCTACTATGTGACCAAGCTGCAGACCGGCCGCTACTTCGTCGAGCGCATCCTGCCCGACGCCGCCGCCCACCTGGTCAAGATGAAGACCGGCGCCGAGGTGCTGATGCAGATGCCCGCCGAGGCGTTCTAA
- a CDS encoding YdiU family protein, protein MPVSPAYRPDPRFIDLGPEFGDPVQAADFPQTLLRVRNDRAAATVGLETLSDDEWLSHLGRFNPLPGQPGPVAMRYHGHQFRTYNPDLGDGRGFLAAQMREKVGAQTASDRVASDSAPPARLLDLGTKGSGQTPWSRRGDGRLTLKGGMREVLAAAMLESLGVPTCRILSLIETGEALERGDEPSPTRSAVMVRLSHSHIRFGTFQRAAYHGRKDQLEVLLEHARSLYHPSVAPGDAPGFLAAVVEASARLTAKWIAAGFVHGVLNTDNLNVTGESFDYGPWRFLPHYDPAFTAAYFDSEGLYAFARQPEAVFWNLTQLAGCLKLIAEPQVAALTEALNGFGPAYIRHLRAAFLNRLGVKSLSEAADQRLLDATLALLRDKGEALRWEPLFFDWFGGFSSGARALGGVRGPTYQGEAFDAFRFALLEHEPDRPERLEHPMFAMPEPEEMLIDEVEALWSAIEQGDDWAPLHAKLARLDAARSAWAL, encoded by the coding sequence ATGCCCGTCTCCCCCGCCTATCGCCCCGATCCACGCTTCATCGACCTCGGCCCCGAGTTCGGCGATCCGGTGCAGGCGGCGGACTTTCCCCAGACCCTCCTGCGCGTGCGCAACGACCGGGCGGCGGCCACCGTCGGGCTGGAGACGCTGAGCGATGACGAGTGGCTGAGCCACCTTGGCCGCTTCAATCCCCTGCCCGGCCAACCCGGACCGGTCGCCATGCGCTATCACGGCCATCAGTTCCGCACCTACAACCCCGACCTCGGCGACGGGCGCGGCTTCCTGGCGGCGCAGATGCGGGAAAAGGTTGGCGCTCAAACAGCGAGCGACCGCGTCGCGAGCGATAGCGCCCCTCCAGCTCGACTTCTCGACCTCGGCACCAAAGGCTCCGGCCAGACGCCGTGGTCGCGGCGCGGCGACGGGCGGCTGACCCTGAAGGGCGGGATGCGCGAGGTGCTGGCCGCCGCCATGCTGGAAAGCTTGGGCGTGCCGACCTGCCGCATCCTGTCGCTGATCGAGACGGGAGAGGCGCTGGAGCGCGGCGACGAGCCCTCGCCCACCCGTTCCGCCGTCATGGTGCGGCTGTCGCACAGCCACATCCGTTTCGGGACCTTTCAGCGCGCCGCCTATCATGGGCGCAAGGACCAGTTGGAGGTCCTGCTGGAGCACGCCCGCAGCCTCTATCACCCCTCGGTCGCGCCAGGCGACGCGCCCGGCTTCCTGGCCGCGGTGGTCGAGGCTTCGGCGCGGCTGACGGCGAAATGGATCGCCGCCGGCTTCGTCCATGGGGTGCTGAACACCGACAATCTGAACGTGACAGGCGAGAGCTTCGACTACGGCCCGTGGCGCTTCCTGCCCCACTATGACCCCGCCTTCACCGCCGCCTATTTCGACAGCGAGGGGCTGTACGCCTTCGCGCGCCAGCCCGAGGCCGTGTTCTGGAACCTGACCCAGCTCGCCGGCTGCCTGAAGCTGATCGCCGAGCCGCAGGTCGCGGCCTTGACCGAGGCGCTGAACGGGTTCGGTCCCGCCTATATCCGCCATCTGCGCGCCGCCTTCCTCAACCGGCTGGGGGTCAAGAGCCTGAGCGAGGCCGCCGATCAGAGGCTGCTGGACGCGACCCTGGCCCTGCTGCGCGACAAGGGCGAGGCCCTGCGCTGGGAGCCGCTCTTCTTCGACTGGTTCGGCGGCTTCAGCTCCGGCGCGCGGGCGCTGGGCGGGGTGCGCGGCCCCACCTATCAGGGCGAGGCTTTCGACGCCTTCCGCTTCGCCCTGCTGGAGCATGAGCCCGACCGGCCCGAGCGGCTGGAGCACCCGATGTTCGCCATGCCCGAGCCCGAGGAGATGCTGATCGACGAGGTCGAGGCCCTGTGGTCGGCCATCGAACAGGGCGACGACTGGGCGCCCCTGCACGCCAAACTGGCCCGTCTGGACGCCGCCCGGAGCGCCTGGGCTTTATAG